A genome region from Brienomyrus brachyistius isolate T26 chromosome 23, BBRACH_0.4, whole genome shotgun sequence includes the following:
- the LOC125718992 gene encoding 40S ribosomal protein S27 isoform X1, with product MPLAKDLLHPPPEEEKRRHKKKRLVQCPNSYFMDVKCPGCYKITTVFSHAQTVVLCVGCSTVLCQPTGGKARLTEGCSFRRKQH from the exons ATGCCT CTCGCTAAAGATCTCTTGCACCCACCCCCtgaggaggagaagaggaggcacAAGAAGAAGAGGCTTGTGCAATGCCCTAACTCTTACTTCATGGATGTGAAGTGTCCAG GGTGCTACAAGATCACGACAGTGTTCAGCCACGCGCAGACtgttgtgctgtgtgtgggctgCTCCACAGTGCTCTGTCAGCCCACAGGAGGGAAGGCACGCCTCACTGAAG GATGTTCATTCAGGAGGAAACAACATTAG
- the LOC125718992 gene encoding 40S ribosomal protein S27-like isoform X2, producing the protein MDVKCPGCYKITTVFSHAQTVVLCVGCSTVLCQPTGGKARLTEGCSFRRKQH; encoded by the exons ATGGATGTGAAGTGTCCAG GGTGCTACAAGATCACGACAGTGTTCAGCCACGCGCAGACtgttgtgctgtgtgtgggctgCTCCACAGTGCTCTGTCAGCCCACAGGAGGGAAGGCACGCCTCACTGAAG GATGTTCATTCAGGAGGAAACAACATTAG